cactacacatggtcttaggcTACTCAGTGTGGTTGATGGAGGATGGGCCTCCACGTCATCGTCATGTAGGATGGGTGTGAGGATGAGGCAAAGAGGATAGACCTAAGGAGACAGGGGATGTAtctaaaatatatatgtatatgttgtatgtatatgtgtgtgtgaggagAAGATGCACAAATTTTTGTCCTTTACCTCCCGTCTCCATCGCCCCACCCCTGACGTTCATGACAACGATGAGCCACCCAGAATGGTGTTTGAGGGCGTCGCCGAACCTGAACGACCCCACACCGAGTGGTCTTAGGCTTGTAGTATATACATACCAGGTCATATAGTGATTAAACAACGTATGATCATGACAGTATGATCTAGACTAGTAAGTATATCGAGATGTGAAAGCACTGACATGTCAGACCCACCCTTTTCCATATGCTTCCACAAAAGGCGCACAAACCCTCATCTCTTCATTCCCTCTTCCCCTTCACGCTATCCCACTCTTCCCATGTGCTGTGCCCAATAATATTATCCTAAATCGCTCATTATCCTCCCCTCATTCTTAACTCTTTTCTCACTTCTTTCTTCCGATCTAAGTTTCGAACATTATCATCTCCGCTGTTTCTTCCAACATGTTTCAACACCCTCACTAAATTTGATCCACCCAGATGGGGAATTGTGCTAAAACCCTCAAGAAAACAAACTCAGATCATCATCTGGATAAATTTTACCCAAAAACAGATAACCCAGATCAATTTTACCGGAAAACAGCTCTATCCGATGCTTTCAACCCTTCTCCGTCACCGTCACCGGCGCCGTTGCCGTTACCGTTAGTTCGCCTGTACGGCTCTCCAACTAACCCAGCCACATCCTACATTCATTTCGCACTCTTATACAAACCCGTAACCATACTTTTCATCCCATCGGAAAAATCCGATATGGGATTTTCAACGCCGGTGATTCAGTACGGATCTGACGTCATATCAGGATCACCCGAAACCATTCTCCGTTACTTGGATGTCAAGTTTCCGAAACCAATGCTTCTTCTGAGCAACTGGAACAATGAAACAATGCCGGTAGTGGTGTTAACGACGGCGTTGCAACACAAGAGTTTGGTGTGGCATTTGGAGAGGATGGTGAGGTGGGGGGAGGATCTGGCGGCACGTGGTGGACGATCGAAGGGGGATCCGGTGATGGGGAGTGCACGGATGGAGGTTAAGAAGTATGGGAAAAGTTATTCACAGTTGTTGGAGGTTATGCTTGAACATGCTCAGATGGAAGAAAGAATAGTGTTTCCAGTTTTAGAAAGAGAAGATAGAGGTAATCTTTAATTTATATTCATTTTACCAATGTACCGTCGGTAATTGGGTTATACCGGTTCAATATTCATATTATCAATGTACCGGGTCAAAAGTTAAAAATTGGATTCTTAATCTTCATGGTCAAAAGTTAAAAATTGGATTCTTAATCTTCATGGTCAAAATGTGACGATTTACCTTCTcagtaaaatattttttattatggattatttggattatttattttattatggattaacttttaaaatatttttttttattatgaaaTGATGTAGTTTTAGATTATTTTTTGGGTTGAAATTGTATTATATGGATTTATAGGGTATTAGGGTTAATTAATCAACCCGGTTGAATTGCCCGGTATAACCTGGTTTAATCGGTTGAACCGATTCTGAGTCTAACCCGGTGCGATTTAAAagccggtttttaaaacattgcttttTAGTGATCATAGATCTGATTGGTTTGTATAATCATTGATGCAGGGTTGACTAAATCTGTAAATGAAGAACATGCTAGAGACTTACCTCTCATGAATGGGATTAAAGAAGATATTAAAACCATCATAGTTCTTGATTCGGGGAGTTCGTCAAGCCAAGATGCGCTTTTTAGTTTATCCACTCGGATTAAATCGTTACTggtatgtttatgtttatgtttatgttttgtgtTTGATAAAACATTTGACTTAAAAGGTCAAACTGCATTGTATGAACTTATCTAAAATTAAGATTTATATGTGTTTTTAGGAGAAATGCAAGCAGCACTTTGAAGAGGAAGAGAGGGGGGTTTTACCGTTGATGGAGGCGGCAGAGTTGACTCAAGGTCAACAAGAGAGATTGTTGGAGCAGTCTTTGGATGTGATGCCTGGCACACATTCTCATTTGCTCAAGTTTTTCATGGAAGGTCTTCTCCCACACGAAGCAATGATTTATCTTGACTTGATCACTAGATGTACGGATAAAGATCGAGCTGGTTCCATTTACCGCTTTTTAGTAGAGTAAGTTCACTTTTCGTTATGTGATTGGTGGACCTGGCAATGGGTCAAACGGGTTCAGTTTTGAGACAGGTCATTTTTTATCCCTGTGTCAAAAGGGCCAGTCGAGTTGGATCGGATTGGGTTGGCTTAGGTTGTCATTTACTCATTTAATCGTTTAGTTAAGATAAGTTACCATCTAAACCAATTGAATTATTAGTAACTGGATTGAAATT
Above is a window of Helianthus annuus cultivar XRQ/B chromosome 14, HanXRQr2.0-SUNRISE, whole genome shotgun sequence DNA encoding:
- the LOC110890665 gene encoding uncharacterized protein LOC110890665, which codes for MGNCAKTLKKTNSDHHLDKFYPKTDNPDQFYRKTALSDAFNPSPSPSPAPLPLPLVRLYGSPTNPATSYIHFALLYKPVTILFIPSEKSDMGFSTPVIQYGSDVISGSPETILRYLDVKFPKPMLLLSNWNNETMPVVVLTTALQHKSLVWHLERMVRWGEDLAARGGRSKGDPVMGSARMEVKKYGKSYSQLLEVMLEHAQMEERIVFPVLEREDRGLTKSVNEEHARDLPLMNGIKEDIKTIIVLDSGSSSSQDALFSLSTRIKSLLEKCKQHFEEEERGVLPLMEAAELTQGQQERLLEQSLDVMPGTHSHLLKFFMEGLLPHEAMIYLDLITRCTDKDRAGSIYRFLVEEHHGKRNEGRPTVGLLLKAKS